A single window of Mastacembelus armatus unplaced genomic scaffold, fMasArm1.2, whole genome shotgun sequence DNA harbors:
- the LOC113131230 gene encoding inverted formin-2-like isoform X3: MATKTKWGAVKDRLTGTSTADQDAGLEANLENADPELCIRLLQIPTVVNYSGLRRRLEASDRSWMAQFLELRGLDLLMEALERLSGRGCARIADALLQLTCVACVRAVMNSSAGLHFILDNEGYVRTLTQALDTSNVMVKMQVFELLAALTLFDPQGHHLTLDALDHYKSLKKQKYRFSVIMNELHGTDNVLYMVTLMSMVNVLVLGQEDLRKRDRLRQEFIGLQLLDLLPRLRETEDEDLNIQCDAFEDSLTQDEEEMERLYGGIDMSSHQQVFTSLFTKVSSSPSSVQLLSILQALLLVDPDRAEVWMALELLADRASLLAQDSDVDSADCLLERLLPQKSLPASHKIRTIDRAVQTRQPESPPGQSEMLKDSLKTTTLAASSQAPPPPPPPLPPLLTVGALPSLPGTIAMPPPPIPGMLAPPPPPPLPVMGVPPPPPPLPVMGVPPPPPPLPGVGAPPPPPPLPGVGAPPPPPPLPGVGAPPPPAGDIIVAQAVQGLGGSYYSIAPLVSSTPCPTLRMKKLNWQKLPSLAVTAHQSLWTSASLESVAPDYCSIEQLFSLPPTETKTRTKARTEPNEISFIDAKKSLNLNIFLKQFKCSHEDFVSLIRRGDRSKFDVEVLKQLIKLLPEKHEIENLKSHWADRNKLATVDQFYLQLLDVPSYSLRIECMLLCEESSSVLEALMPKAEVLDRACQSVRESTRLPSFCKLILGVGNFLNYGTHTGNAEGFKISTLLKLTETKANKSRITLLHHILQEVEENHPDLLHLPQDLEICEKAAGVNMESIQSEANSLIKQLKNSEAKVLSSSEDVKEQYLSAIQESLQACEQLQQLLSLVEDKRTDLSVYLCEDSGNFSLDELFNTIKTFRGLFLRAIKENESRREQEKRRKQQEEEKKLRGETTKIIRKDMPSQDGGCIIDNLLAEIRKGYNLKKTRPRAERGSRGHDHPGSTTTSTSVDKPEFSVSSQSETVQGPAPGLAEIRPEPGPPEINKDTLEPSTSTAADTDGNRDQSGAQDSELDSGFVPETRETGPAEEDEFQLGAKVSRDEDLIEGNGNKESEFKTTTHHDDPESGPSTSGADNKSRQTKSRKGCALN; the protein is encoded by the exons ATTCCCACGGTGGTGAACTACTCAGGCCTGCGACGGCGGCTGGAGGCCAGCGATCGATCATGGATGGCGCAGTTTCTGGAGCTGCGGGGTCTGGACCTGCTCATGGAGGCTCTGGAGCGTCTGTCGGGTCGCGGCTGCGCCCGCATCGCTGACGCTCTGCTCCAGCTGACCTGCGTCGCCTGCGTCCGAGCCGTCATGAACTCATCTGCAGGGCTGCACTTCATCCTGGACAACGAAGGCTACGTCAGAACCCTGACCCAGG CTCTGGACACGTCTAACGTCATGGTGAAGATGCAGGTGTTTGAGCTGCTGGCGGCTCTGACTCTGTTTGACCCTCAGGGGCACCACCTGACCCTGGATGCCCTCGACCACTACAAG AGTCTGAAGAAGCAGAAGTATCGCTTCAGTGTGATCATGAACGAGCTTCACGGCACCGATAACGTCCTGTACATGGTGACGCTGATGAGCATGGTCAACGTTCTGGTGCTGGGACAAGAAGACCTGAGGAAGAGGGACCGCCTGCGACAGGAGTTTATTG GACTGCAGCTGCTGGACCTGCTGCCCAGACTCAG agagacagaggatgaGGACCTGAACATCCAATGTGATGCATTTGAGGACTCTCTGACACAGGacgaggaggagatggagaggcTGTACGGAGGGATCGACATGAGCAGCCACCAGCAGGTCTTCACCTCCCTCTTCACAAAG GTGTCAAGCAGTCCCTCCTCTGTGCAGCTTCTGTCCATCCTTCAGGCCTTGTTGTTGGTGGATCCGGACAGAGCTGAGGTCTGGATGGCTCTGGAGCTGCTGGCTGACCGAGCCAGTCTGCTGGCTCAGGACT CTGACGTAGATTCTGCCGACTGTTTACTGGAGAGGCTCCTCCCCCAAAAGTCCCTCCCAGCCAGTCACAAGATCCGAACCATCGACAGAGCAGTACAGACTCGACAACCAGAGAGTCCTCCTGGCCAATCAGAGATGCTCAAAGATTCTTTGAAAACCACTACCTTAGCAGCATCTTCTCAAGCTCCgccccctcccccacctccacttcctcctctaCTTACTGTAGGAGCTCTTCCTAGCTTACCTGGTACAATAGCCATGCCTCCTCCTCCCATACCTGGTATGTTAgctccaccccctcctcccccatTACCTGTTATGGGAGTgccgcctcctcctcccccatTACCTGTTATGGGAGTgccgcctcctcctccgccATTACCTGGTGTGGGagctccgcctcctcctccgccATTACCTGGTGTGGGagctccgcctcctcctccgccATTACCTGGTGTGGGAGCTCCGCCTCCTCCTGCAGGCGACATCATTGTAGCCCAGGCGGTTCAGGGTCTGGGCGGGTCATATTACAGCATTGCACCCCTGGTGAGCTCCACCCCCTGCCCCACTCTCCGTATGAAGAAGCTGAACTGGCAGAAACTCCCGAGCCTAGCGGTGACAG CTCATCAGTCCTTGTGGACATCAGCATCTTTAGAGTCGGTGGCACCAGATTACTGCAGCATCGAGCAGCTCTTTAGTCTCCCTCCGACCGAGACCAAGACCAGAACCAAAGCCAGAACGGAGCCTAACGAG ATTTCCTTCATCGATGCCAAGAAAAGCctgaacctcaacatcttcctCAAGCAGTTCAAATG TTCTCATGAGGACTTTGTGTCTCTGATCCGGAGAGGAGACAGGTCCAAGTTTGATGTGGAGGTCTTAAAACAGCTGATCAAACTGCTGCCAGAGAAACATGAG ATAGAGAACCTGAAGTCTCACTGGGCAGACCGGAACAAGTTGGCCACAGTGGACCAGTTttacctgcagctgctggatgtgCCCAG ttACTCTCTGAGGATCGAGTGTATGTTGCTGTGTGAGGAGAGCAGCTCTGTGTTGGAGGCTCTGATGCCCAAAGCTGAAGTGCTGGATCGAGCCTGCCAGA GTGTGAGGGAGAGCACTCGGCTGCCGAGCTTCTGTAAACTCATCCTAGGTGTTGGAAACTTTCTGAACTAT ggcaCCCACACGGGGAACGCTGAGGGTTTTAAGATCAGCACTCTGCTCaaactgacagaaactaaaGCCAACAAGTCCAGGATCACCCTGCTGCACCACATCCTGCAG GAAGTGGAGGAGAACCACCCCGACCTGCTGCACCTGCCGCAGGATTTGGAGATCTGTGAAAAGGCTGCCGG GGTGAACATGGAGTCGATTCAGTCTGAAGCAAACTCTCTGATCAAGCAGCTGAAAAACTCTGAGGCCAAAGTTTTATCTTCGTCTGAGGACGTGAAGGAGCAGTACCTGTCTGCCATACAG GAGAGCCTGCAGGCGTGTgagcagcttcagcagctgttGTCCTTGGTGGAGGACAAGAGGACAGATCTGTCCGTCTACCTGTGTGAGGACAGCGGCAACTTCTCCCTCGACGAACTCTTCAACACCATCAAGACCTTCAGAGGACTGTTCCTCAGAGCCATCAAG GAGAACGAGAGTCGCAGGgagcaggagaagaggaggaagcagcaggaggaggagaagaaactCAGAGGAGAAACCACCAAGATCA TCAGGAAGGACATGCCCAGTCAGGATGGAGGCTGCATTATCGACAACCTGCTGGCCGAGATCAGGAAGGGCTACAACCTGAAGAAAACCAGACCGCGAGCCGAGAGGGGCAGCAGAGGCCATG atcATCCAGGTAGCACGACGACGTCAACATCTGTAGACAAGCCAGAGTTTTCTgtttccagccaatcagaaacagTCCAGGGTCCTGCACCTGGGCTGGCTGAAATTAGGCCTGAACCAGGCCCACCTGAGATCAACAAAGACACCCTTGAACCTTCCACTTCTACTGCTGCTGACACCGATGGAAACCGGGACCAGAGTGGAGCCCAGGACTCTGAGCTGGATTCTGGTTTTGTGCCTGAAACCAGGGAGACAGGACCTGCCGAAGAGGATGAGTTCCAGCTCGGAGCAAAGGTTTCAAGGGATGAAGATTTAATCGAAGGAAACGGGAACAAGGAGTCCGAGTTTAAGACCACCACTCACCATGACGATCCAGAGTCTGGTCCATCGACTTCAG GAGCAGACAATAAATCCAGACAGACTAAAAGTAGGAAAGGATGTGCGTTAAATTGA
- the LOC113131230 gene encoding inverted formin-2-like isoform X1: protein MATKTKWGAVKDRLTGTSTADQDAGLEANLENADPELCIRLLQIPTVVNYSGLRRRLEASDRSWMAQFLELRGLDLLMEALERLSGRGCARIADALLQLTCVACVRAVMNSSAGLHFILDNEGYVRTLTQALDTSNVMVKMQVFELLAALTLFDPQGHHLTLDALDHYKSLKKQKYRFSVIMNELHGTDNVLYMVTLMSMVNVLVLGQEDLRKRDRLRQEFIGLQLLDLLPRLRETEDEDLNIQCDAFEDSLTQDEEEMERLYGGIDMSSHQQVFTSLFTKVSSSPSSVQLLSILQALLLVDPDRAEVWMALELLADRASLLAQDSDVDSADCLLERLLPQKSLPASHKIRTIDRAVQTRQPESPPGQSEMLKDSLKTTTLAASSQAPPPPPPPLPPLLTVGALPSLPGTIAMPPPPIPGMLAPPPPPPLPVMGVPPPPPPLPVMGVPPPPPPLPGVGAPPPPPPLPGVGAPPPPPPLPGVGAPPPPAGDIIVAQAVQGLGGSYYSIAPLVSSTPCPTLRMKKLNWQKLPSLAVTAHQSLWTSASLESVAPDYCSIEQLFSLPPTETKTRTKARTEPNEISFIDAKKSLNLNIFLKQFKCSHEDFVSLIRRGDRSKFDVEVLKQLIKLLPEKHEIENLKSHWADRNKLATVDQFYLQLLDVPSYSLRIECMLLCEESSSVLEALMPKAEVLDRACQSVRESTRLPSFCKLILGVGNFLNYGTHTGNAEGFKISTLLKLTETKANKSRITLLHHILQEVEENHPDLLHLPQDLEICEKAAGVNMESIQSEANSLIKQLKNSEAKVLSSSEDVKEQYLSAIQESLQACEQLQQLLSLVEDKRTDLSVYLCEDSGNFSLDELFNTIKTFRGLFLRAIKENESRREQEKRRKQQEEEKKLRGETTKIIRKDMPSQDGGCIIDNLLAEIRKGYNLKKTRPRAERGSRGHDHPGSTTTSTSVDKPEFSVSSQSETVQGPAPGLAEIRPEPGPPEINKDTLEPSTSTAADTDGNRDQSGAQDSELDSGFVPETRETGPAEEDEFQLGAKVSRDEDLIEGNGNKESEFKTTTHHDDPESGPSTSAPPSGQTVTDFVSTSRPIRAVL, encoded by the exons ATTCCCACGGTGGTGAACTACTCAGGCCTGCGACGGCGGCTGGAGGCCAGCGATCGATCATGGATGGCGCAGTTTCTGGAGCTGCGGGGTCTGGACCTGCTCATGGAGGCTCTGGAGCGTCTGTCGGGTCGCGGCTGCGCCCGCATCGCTGACGCTCTGCTCCAGCTGACCTGCGTCGCCTGCGTCCGAGCCGTCATGAACTCATCTGCAGGGCTGCACTTCATCCTGGACAACGAAGGCTACGTCAGAACCCTGACCCAGG CTCTGGACACGTCTAACGTCATGGTGAAGATGCAGGTGTTTGAGCTGCTGGCGGCTCTGACTCTGTTTGACCCTCAGGGGCACCACCTGACCCTGGATGCCCTCGACCACTACAAG AGTCTGAAGAAGCAGAAGTATCGCTTCAGTGTGATCATGAACGAGCTTCACGGCACCGATAACGTCCTGTACATGGTGACGCTGATGAGCATGGTCAACGTTCTGGTGCTGGGACAAGAAGACCTGAGGAAGAGGGACCGCCTGCGACAGGAGTTTATTG GACTGCAGCTGCTGGACCTGCTGCCCAGACTCAG agagacagaggatgaGGACCTGAACATCCAATGTGATGCATTTGAGGACTCTCTGACACAGGacgaggaggagatggagaggcTGTACGGAGGGATCGACATGAGCAGCCACCAGCAGGTCTTCACCTCCCTCTTCACAAAG GTGTCAAGCAGTCCCTCCTCTGTGCAGCTTCTGTCCATCCTTCAGGCCTTGTTGTTGGTGGATCCGGACAGAGCTGAGGTCTGGATGGCTCTGGAGCTGCTGGCTGACCGAGCCAGTCTGCTGGCTCAGGACT CTGACGTAGATTCTGCCGACTGTTTACTGGAGAGGCTCCTCCCCCAAAAGTCCCTCCCAGCCAGTCACAAGATCCGAACCATCGACAGAGCAGTACAGACTCGACAACCAGAGAGTCCTCCTGGCCAATCAGAGATGCTCAAAGATTCTTTGAAAACCACTACCTTAGCAGCATCTTCTCAAGCTCCgccccctcccccacctccacttcctcctctaCTTACTGTAGGAGCTCTTCCTAGCTTACCTGGTACAATAGCCATGCCTCCTCCTCCCATACCTGGTATGTTAgctccaccccctcctcccccatTACCTGTTATGGGAGTgccgcctcctcctcccccatTACCTGTTATGGGAGTgccgcctcctcctccgccATTACCTGGTGTGGGagctccgcctcctcctccgccATTACCTGGTGTGGGagctccgcctcctcctccgccATTACCTGGTGTGGGAGCTCCGCCTCCTCCTGCAGGCGACATCATTGTAGCCCAGGCGGTTCAGGGTCTGGGCGGGTCATATTACAGCATTGCACCCCTGGTGAGCTCCACCCCCTGCCCCACTCTCCGTATGAAGAAGCTGAACTGGCAGAAACTCCCGAGCCTAGCGGTGACAG CTCATCAGTCCTTGTGGACATCAGCATCTTTAGAGTCGGTGGCACCAGATTACTGCAGCATCGAGCAGCTCTTTAGTCTCCCTCCGACCGAGACCAAGACCAGAACCAAAGCCAGAACGGAGCCTAACGAG ATTTCCTTCATCGATGCCAAGAAAAGCctgaacctcaacatcttcctCAAGCAGTTCAAATG TTCTCATGAGGACTTTGTGTCTCTGATCCGGAGAGGAGACAGGTCCAAGTTTGATGTGGAGGTCTTAAAACAGCTGATCAAACTGCTGCCAGAGAAACATGAG ATAGAGAACCTGAAGTCTCACTGGGCAGACCGGAACAAGTTGGCCACAGTGGACCAGTTttacctgcagctgctggatgtgCCCAG ttACTCTCTGAGGATCGAGTGTATGTTGCTGTGTGAGGAGAGCAGCTCTGTGTTGGAGGCTCTGATGCCCAAAGCTGAAGTGCTGGATCGAGCCTGCCAGA GTGTGAGGGAGAGCACTCGGCTGCCGAGCTTCTGTAAACTCATCCTAGGTGTTGGAAACTTTCTGAACTAT ggcaCCCACACGGGGAACGCTGAGGGTTTTAAGATCAGCACTCTGCTCaaactgacagaaactaaaGCCAACAAGTCCAGGATCACCCTGCTGCACCACATCCTGCAG GAAGTGGAGGAGAACCACCCCGACCTGCTGCACCTGCCGCAGGATTTGGAGATCTGTGAAAAGGCTGCCGG GGTGAACATGGAGTCGATTCAGTCTGAAGCAAACTCTCTGATCAAGCAGCTGAAAAACTCTGAGGCCAAAGTTTTATCTTCGTCTGAGGACGTGAAGGAGCAGTACCTGTCTGCCATACAG GAGAGCCTGCAGGCGTGTgagcagcttcagcagctgttGTCCTTGGTGGAGGACAAGAGGACAGATCTGTCCGTCTACCTGTGTGAGGACAGCGGCAACTTCTCCCTCGACGAACTCTTCAACACCATCAAGACCTTCAGAGGACTGTTCCTCAGAGCCATCAAG GAGAACGAGAGTCGCAGGgagcaggagaagaggaggaagcagcaggaggaggagaagaaactCAGAGGAGAAACCACCAAGATCA TCAGGAAGGACATGCCCAGTCAGGATGGAGGCTGCATTATCGACAACCTGCTGGCCGAGATCAGGAAGGGCTACAACCTGAAGAAAACCAGACCGCGAGCCGAGAGGGGCAGCAGAGGCCATG atcATCCAGGTAGCACGACGACGTCAACATCTGTAGACAAGCCAGAGTTTTCTgtttccagccaatcagaaacagTCCAGGGTCCTGCACCTGGGCTGGCTGAAATTAGGCCTGAACCAGGCCCACCTGAGATCAACAAAGACACCCTTGAACCTTCCACTTCTACTGCTGCTGACACCGATGGAAACCGGGACCAGAGTGGAGCCCAGGACTCTGAGCTGGATTCTGGTTTTGTGCCTGAAACCAGGGAGACAGGACCTGCCGAAGAGGATGAGTTCCAGCTCGGAGCAAAGGTTTCAAGGGATGAAGATTTAATCGAAGGAAACGGGAACAAGGAGTCCGAGTTTAAGACCACCACTCACCATGACGATCCAGAGTCTGGTCCATCGACTTCAG CTCCCCCATCAGGACAAACTGTAACGGACTTTGTGTCGACAAGCCGACCAATCAGAGCTGTTCTTTGA
- the LOC113131230 gene encoding inverted formin-2-like isoform X4: protein MATKTKWGAVKDRLTGTSTADQDAGLEANLENADPELCIRLLQIPTVVNYSGLRRRLEASDRSWMAQFLELRGLDLLMEALERLSGRGCARIADALLQLTCVACVRAVMNSSAGLHFILDNEGYVRTLTQALDTSNVMVKMQVFELLAALTLFDPQGHHLTLDALDHYKSLKKQKYRFSVIMNELHGTDNVLYMVTLMSMVNVLVLGQEDLRKRDRLRQEFIGLQLLDLLPRLRETEDEDLNIQCDAFEDSLTQDEEEMERLYGGIDMSSHQQVFTSLFTKVSSSPSSVQLLSILQALLLVDPDRAEVWMALELLADRASLLAQDSDVDSADCLLERLLPQKSLPASHKIRTIDRAVQTRQPESPPGQSEMLKDSLKTTTLAASSQAPPPPPPPLPPLLTVGALPSLPGTIAMPPPPIPGMLAPPPPPPLPVMGVPPPPPPLPVMGVPPPPPPLPGVGAPPPPPPLPGVGAPPPPPPLPGVGAPPPPAGDIIVAQAVQGLGGSYYSIAPLVSSTPCPTLRMKKLNWQKLPSLAVTAHQSLWTSASLESVAPDYCSIEQLFSLPPTETKTRTKARTEPNEISFIDAKKSLNLNIFLKQFKCSHEDFVSLIRRGDRSKFDVEVLKQLIKLLPEKHEIENLKSHWADRNKLATVDQFYLQLLDVPSYSLRIECMLLCEESSSVLEALMPKAEVLDRACQSVRESTRLPSFCKLILGVGNFLNYGTHTGNAEGFKISTLLKLTETKANKSRITLLHHILQEVEENHPDLLHLPQDLEICEKAAGVNMESIQSEANSLIKQLKNSEAKVLSSSEDVKEQYLSAIQESLQACEQLQQLLSLVEDKRTDLSVYLCEDSGNFSLDELFNTIKTFRGLFLRAIKENESRREQEKRRKQQEEEKKLRGETTKIIRKDMPSQDGGCIIDNLLAEIRKGYNLKKTRPRAERGSRGHDKPEFSVSSQSETVQGPAPGLAEIRPEPGPPEINKDTLEPSTSTAADTDGNRDQSGAQDSELDSGFVPETRETGPAEEDEFQLGAKVSRDEDLIEGNGNKESEFKTTTHHDDPESGPSTSAPPSGQTVTDFVSTSRPIRAVL from the exons ATTCCCACGGTGGTGAACTACTCAGGCCTGCGACGGCGGCTGGAGGCCAGCGATCGATCATGGATGGCGCAGTTTCTGGAGCTGCGGGGTCTGGACCTGCTCATGGAGGCTCTGGAGCGTCTGTCGGGTCGCGGCTGCGCCCGCATCGCTGACGCTCTGCTCCAGCTGACCTGCGTCGCCTGCGTCCGAGCCGTCATGAACTCATCTGCAGGGCTGCACTTCATCCTGGACAACGAAGGCTACGTCAGAACCCTGACCCAGG CTCTGGACACGTCTAACGTCATGGTGAAGATGCAGGTGTTTGAGCTGCTGGCGGCTCTGACTCTGTTTGACCCTCAGGGGCACCACCTGACCCTGGATGCCCTCGACCACTACAAG AGTCTGAAGAAGCAGAAGTATCGCTTCAGTGTGATCATGAACGAGCTTCACGGCACCGATAACGTCCTGTACATGGTGACGCTGATGAGCATGGTCAACGTTCTGGTGCTGGGACAAGAAGACCTGAGGAAGAGGGACCGCCTGCGACAGGAGTTTATTG GACTGCAGCTGCTGGACCTGCTGCCCAGACTCAG agagacagaggatgaGGACCTGAACATCCAATGTGATGCATTTGAGGACTCTCTGACACAGGacgaggaggagatggagaggcTGTACGGAGGGATCGACATGAGCAGCCACCAGCAGGTCTTCACCTCCCTCTTCACAAAG GTGTCAAGCAGTCCCTCCTCTGTGCAGCTTCTGTCCATCCTTCAGGCCTTGTTGTTGGTGGATCCGGACAGAGCTGAGGTCTGGATGGCTCTGGAGCTGCTGGCTGACCGAGCCAGTCTGCTGGCTCAGGACT CTGACGTAGATTCTGCCGACTGTTTACTGGAGAGGCTCCTCCCCCAAAAGTCCCTCCCAGCCAGTCACAAGATCCGAACCATCGACAGAGCAGTACAGACTCGACAACCAGAGAGTCCTCCTGGCCAATCAGAGATGCTCAAAGATTCTTTGAAAACCACTACCTTAGCAGCATCTTCTCAAGCTCCgccccctcccccacctccacttcctcctctaCTTACTGTAGGAGCTCTTCCTAGCTTACCTGGTACAATAGCCATGCCTCCTCCTCCCATACCTGGTATGTTAgctccaccccctcctcccccatTACCTGTTATGGGAGTgccgcctcctcctcccccatTACCTGTTATGGGAGTgccgcctcctcctccgccATTACCTGGTGTGGGagctccgcctcctcctccgccATTACCTGGTGTGGGagctccgcctcctcctccgccATTACCTGGTGTGGGAGCTCCGCCTCCTCCTGCAGGCGACATCATTGTAGCCCAGGCGGTTCAGGGTCTGGGCGGGTCATATTACAGCATTGCACCCCTGGTGAGCTCCACCCCCTGCCCCACTCTCCGTATGAAGAAGCTGAACTGGCAGAAACTCCCGAGCCTAGCGGTGACAG CTCATCAGTCCTTGTGGACATCAGCATCTTTAGAGTCGGTGGCACCAGATTACTGCAGCATCGAGCAGCTCTTTAGTCTCCCTCCGACCGAGACCAAGACCAGAACCAAAGCCAGAACGGAGCCTAACGAG ATTTCCTTCATCGATGCCAAGAAAAGCctgaacctcaacatcttcctCAAGCAGTTCAAATG TTCTCATGAGGACTTTGTGTCTCTGATCCGGAGAGGAGACAGGTCCAAGTTTGATGTGGAGGTCTTAAAACAGCTGATCAAACTGCTGCCAGAGAAACATGAG ATAGAGAACCTGAAGTCTCACTGGGCAGACCGGAACAAGTTGGCCACAGTGGACCAGTTttacctgcagctgctggatgtgCCCAG ttACTCTCTGAGGATCGAGTGTATGTTGCTGTGTGAGGAGAGCAGCTCTGTGTTGGAGGCTCTGATGCCCAAAGCTGAAGTGCTGGATCGAGCCTGCCAGA GTGTGAGGGAGAGCACTCGGCTGCCGAGCTTCTGTAAACTCATCCTAGGTGTTGGAAACTTTCTGAACTAT ggcaCCCACACGGGGAACGCTGAGGGTTTTAAGATCAGCACTCTGCTCaaactgacagaaactaaaGCCAACAAGTCCAGGATCACCCTGCTGCACCACATCCTGCAG GAAGTGGAGGAGAACCACCCCGACCTGCTGCACCTGCCGCAGGATTTGGAGATCTGTGAAAAGGCTGCCGG GGTGAACATGGAGTCGATTCAGTCTGAAGCAAACTCTCTGATCAAGCAGCTGAAAAACTCTGAGGCCAAAGTTTTATCTTCGTCTGAGGACGTGAAGGAGCAGTACCTGTCTGCCATACAG GAGAGCCTGCAGGCGTGTgagcagcttcagcagctgttGTCCTTGGTGGAGGACAAGAGGACAGATCTGTCCGTCTACCTGTGTGAGGACAGCGGCAACTTCTCCCTCGACGAACTCTTCAACACCATCAAGACCTTCAGAGGACTGTTCCTCAGAGCCATCAAG GAGAACGAGAGTCGCAGGgagcaggagaagaggaggaagcagcaggaggaggagaagaaactCAGAGGAGAAACCACCAAGATCA TCAGGAAGGACATGCCCAGTCAGGATGGAGGCTGCATTATCGACAACCTGCTGGCCGAGATCAGGAAGGGCTACAACCTGAAGAAAACCAGACCGCGAGCCGAGAGGGGCAGCAGAGGCCATG ACAAGCCAGAGTTTTCTgtttccagccaatcagaaacagTCCAGGGTCCTGCACCTGGGCTGGCTGAAATTAGGCCTGAACCAGGCCCACCTGAGATCAACAAAGACACCCTTGAACCTTCCACTTCTACTGCTGCTGACACCGATGGAAACCGGGACCAGAGTGGAGCCCAGGACTCTGAGCTGGATTCTGGTTTTGTGCCTGAAACCAGGGAGACAGGACCTGCCGAAGAGGATGAGTTCCAGCTCGGAGCAAAGGTTTCAAGGGATGAAGATTTAATCGAAGGAAACGGGAACAAGGAGTCCGAGTTTAAGACCACCACTCACCATGACGATCCAGAGTCTGGTCCATCGACTTCAG CTCCCCCATCAGGACAAACTGTAACGGACTTTGTGTCGACAAGCCGACCAATCAGAGCTGTTCTTTGA